CGATCAAGGCAGGAGCAATTTTAGAACCAGCCAAGTTTACTGGGTAGTTAAATGGTGAGATAGCAAGGACAAGACCTACTGGTTCCCGACGAACAACAGCAATTTTTTTCTTGCTACCAGCATCAAAAGCACCACCTTCGAGTACTTCACCTTCCAAACGCAAACCTTCTTCAGCAGCATAGTGGATAATTTCAGCAGTACGAACAACTTCACCAATTGCAGATTTCAAACCTTTTGAAATTTCTTTAGAAAGAACTTGTCCGATTTTTTCTGCATCACGTTCCAAGATATCAGCTGCTTTATGAAGATAAGCTGCACGTTCAGCATATGAAAGTGCACGCCATGCTGGGAGTGCTGCTTTAGCTGCTGCGTAGACTTCATCTACTTCAGCTTGGCTCATAGCTGGAACTGACCCAAGTTCCTCACCGTTTGCAGGTGCGTAAATAGTAATTGAATTTTCAGATGTTTTCCACTCACCATTGACATAGTTTTTGTATTGTTTAGCCAAGATAGTAACTCCTTTTATCTATTATAAAATCTATTTTATCACTTTTTTAGCAATATTCCAACATTTAAATGAGTAGTATTCAGAAAATTTTGACAAAAAATACTAAAAAATTATTAACCAAGGTTAGACGTATTTTACTCCTAACCAAAGGACGAGTTAAATCTCTTCTCTCTGCTTAGATATAAAAAAGTGAAAGCTCAAGCCTCCACTTTTTTTGATTAATCTACGTTAACATATTTTTTTGAAAGTTCAAGAACTTCTTCCATTGTTGAACATTCAGTAAGTGCACGGTTAGCATATTCTTCCATTTTAGCTGTGTCAAGTTTCTTCATTAAGCTACGTGTACGAAGTATTGATGTAGCTGACATTGAGAACTCATCCAAGCCCATTCCGACAAGGAGTGGAACAGCAGTTTGATCACCAGCCATTTCACCACACATACCAGCCCATTTACCTTCAGCGTGAGCTGCCTTAATAACGTTGTTAATCAAGCGAAGGATTGATGGGTTATATGGTTGGTAAAGGTATGAAACTTGTTCATTCATACGGTCAGCAGCCATTGTGTATTGGATAAGGTCGTTTGTACCAATTGAGAAGAAATCAACTTCTTTAGCAAATTGGTCAGCAAGCATTGCTGCAGCTGGGATTTCAATCATGATACCTACTTCGATGTCGTTTGCAACGGCAACACCTTCAGCAACCAATTTAGCTTTTTCTTCTTCAAGAATACCTTTAGCAGTACGGAACTCAGTCAACAAAGCAACCATTGGGAACATGATACGCAATTTACCGTGAACAGATGCACGAAGCAAGGCACGTAATTGAGTACGGAACATTTGGTTACCAGTTTCAGAGATAGAAATACGTAATGCACGGTAACCCAAGAATGGATTCATTTCTTTAGGAAGGTCAAAGTAAGGAAGTTCTTTATCCCCACCGATATCCATTGTACGAACAACAACAGGTTTACCATTCATTCCTTCAAGAACTGCTTTATATGCTTCATATTGGTCTTCTTCGGTTGGGAAATCTTGAGAATCCATATACAAGAATTCTGTACGATAAAGACCAACTGCTTCTGCACCATTATCGTTAACTCCTTCAACGTCTTTAGGTGTACCGATATTTGCTGCTAACTCGAAGTGTTTTCCATCAGCAGTAACTGTTGGAGCATCTTTAAGTTGAGCCCATTCTGCCTTTTGTTTGGCGTAATCTTCACCAGCTGCTTTAAACTCAGCAATTTGTTCTTCAGTTGGATTAATAACAACTTCACCGGTAATACCTGAAACCGCTAAAATGTCACCATCTTTAACAAGTTCAGTTATGTTGTTTGTTCCAAGGACTGCTGGGATTTCAAGTGTACGAGCCATAATTGCAGAGTGACTAGTACGTCCACCAATATCAGTAACAAAAGCTTTTACAAATTTTTTATTCAACTGAGCTGTATCAGATGGAGTCAAGTCATGAGCAACAATGATTGATTCTTCATCGATTGTTGCTGGGTTTGGCAATTTCTTACCAAGCAAGTTTGCAAGCACACGTTTAGTAACGTCACGAATATCCGCTGCACGTTCTTGCATGTACGGGTTATCATCCATACCTTCAAAGATCGCGATAAACATGTTAGTTACTTCCGTCAAAGCAGCTTCGGCATTAACTTGTTTAGCACGGATAGTTTCTTTGATTTGACCAGTCATTTCTGGATCAGCAAGAACCATCAAATGAGCATCAAAAACGGCTGCTGCTTCTTCACCAAGGCTTTCAACTGCTTTTTCACGGATAACAGAAAGCTCGTCTTGCGACGCCGCTAGAGCAGCATCTAGACGAGCCTCTTCTGCACTTGTATCTTCAACTGTAACAGTTTCAAATGACAAGTCTGGTTGAACAAGTAGATATGCCTTAGCAACTGCAACACCATCAGATGCCGCGATTCCTTTAAGCATTTTTGTCATATTTTTATGCCAATCCTTCTTTTGTCATTGTTTCTGCGATTGCTGCAATTGCATCATCAGCGTCAGGACCTTCTGCAGAAATAGTTACGTCAGCACCTTGACCAACACCAAGACTCATAACACCCATGATAGATTTAAGGTTAACTGCTTTACCTTTGTATTCAAGAGTGATATCTGAAGCAAATTTACTTGCTGTTTGAACAAGCAAAGTAGCTGGTCGTGCGTGAATACCAGTTTCTGCAACAATGTGGAAATCTTTAGAAGCCATAATGGAGTCTCCTTCTTAATTTGGAATATTTGAGTTATCAATGATAACCCTTACAATCTAGTATTATAACATAGCTGTTTGATATTATCAAGGTTAAGACGCACTTTATAAAAGTTTTTCATAAGCTAATCTCTCATTTTATTTCCAATTTTCATTTTTCAAACCATAATCAAACACCAGTCTTTATCTATTCACAATATTTTCAGAAAACTTCTTTCATATTGTTTTCAATCATTAATTTTCATTTTTGTGCAAAAACAATCATATAATTGAGAGAATTTGATTGCTGAAACCACTGGTTGAATAGGCTCGTTTTCCAAAGGCTAGGTCAACTGTAAAAATCCCTGATTTAAAGTTTTTTTCAATAGCACTTATAATGAGTTCAGCTGCTTCAGACCAACCGATATATTCTAAAAGCATACAGCCAGATAAGAGAATAGAGCAAGGATTAGCCCTATCTTGATCCGCAATATCTGGAGCCGTTCCATGAGTAGCTTCAAAGATAGCATGGCCTGTTTGATAGTTAATATTAGCTCCAGGGGAGATTCCGATACCACCAACCTGGGCAGCTAGAGCATCACTTGCATAATCGCCATTCAAGTTGGTTAATGCAACAACATCAAATTTTTCGGGATTCAAAAGAATCTGTTGTAGAAAATTATCAGCGATTATATCATTAACTTCTAGACGGCCAGCAAGCATTTCTTCCTTATATTCTTCCTCAGCCACTTCATAGCCCCATTTACGAAAGCCACCTTCTGTGAATTTTTGAATATTCCCTTTATGCACCAATGTTACTTTCTTTAGATTGTTCTTAAGAGCATAGTCAATAGCTGAACGAATCAATCGTTTACTTCCTTCTATTGAAATAGGCTTAATTCCAATACTACTTGACTTGGGAAAGCGAATTTTATCGACATTCATTTCTGTTTGAAAAAAAGCAATAACGCGCTCTACATCTACCGTTCCTGCTTCCCATTCAATTCCTGCATAAATATCCTCAGTATTCTCACGAAAAATAGTAATGTCTGTTTTTTCTGGTTCCTTAAGTGGACTTGCTACTCCTTCAAAATACCGAACCGGTCGAACACAAGCGTAGAGATCAAGTTCTTGACGTAAAGCTACATTTAAAGAACGAATTCCTCCTCCGACAGGTGTTTCAAGTGGCCCCTTAATAGCTACCAGGCTTTCTCGAATAGCCTCTAAAGTTTCTTGCGGCAACCACTCACCTGTTTTATCAAAAGCCTTTTTACCTGCCAAAAACTCTTGCCACTCAATACGACGCTGTCCTTCATAGGCTGCTTCTACCGCTTTATCAAAAATTGCTTGAGCATTCTTCCAAATATCACGTCCAACACCATCTCCTTCAATGAAAGGAATAATCGGATTATCAGTAACTTTGAGCTTGCCATTAGTCATAAGGATTCTTTCTGCCATATATTTTTTCCTCCCTAGCGTTTTTCTAAAGCAATATAAGTCATATTTTCTTGTCCAATATACTGTGAACGTGGACGAATCAATTTGTTATTTTTTTGTTGCTCGTGAATATGTGCAATCCAACCGGCAACTCGACTCATAGCAAAGATGAGTGTAAAAATATCGCTGTCAATTCCTAGAGTATGATATACAGTGGCTGAATAGAAGTCCACATTAGGAATCAATCCTTTCTTATCTCTCATGAACTCTTCAATTTCTTGAGACTTATTAAAGAATTCTTCATTCTCTGTACCCTCTGTCAACTTCTTGGCCATATCCCTTAAGAAAATCTCACGAGGATCTTTCTTCTTGTAAACACGGTGCCCAAATCCCATGATTTTTTCTTTAGAATCAAGTTTTTCCTGCAAGTATGCATTGACATCACCAGATTCACGAACTTCTTTTAGCATATCAAAGACACGTTCATTAGCCCCACCGTGAAGTGGACCTTTCAGGGCACCAATAGCTGTCGTGACACAAGAATAAATATCTGTTAGGGTTGAAGCACAAACTCGCGCAGCAAATGTTGAGGCATTCAATTCATGGTCAGCATGAAGGATTAAAGTCTTATTCATAGCTTCGATTTCAATTTCAGAAGGTTCAACACCATTCAACATGTAAAGAAAATTCGCTGCAAATCCTAAATCCTTCCGTGGTTTAAGAGGCATTTTACCAGTACGTAAACGTGCAAAAGTCGTGATGATAGTTGGCAATTTAGCCATTAATTCGATGCTTTGCTGATAAACAGCTTCCATGGATCTTTCCTCAGCATCCACATTATATACACCAAGTAGGGAAACTGTTGAACGAAGAACACTCATCGGGTGTAAATGGGGGCGAGATTGGATAAGAATACATTGTTCTACAGCATCTGAAATATCATAGTTCTTACGTAATTCGGCCTCAAAATACTTGAGTTCCATTTGCGTTGGAAGATGACCATTCCACAGCAGATAAATTACTTCCTCAAAAGACGCCTTATTATTCATAAACTCGGAAATATCATATCCTGCATAGGATAAATGGTCATCAATAATAGATGAAATCCTAGTATTACAGGCAATCATATCCTTAAGTCCATCAATTTCAACTGTTGTCATTTTAGGCTCCCTTCAATTTTTTTCTTACAACCATTGGCAAGATACCACCATTTTTATAGTAGCGAATATCAGCATCTGCATCAAAACGAACCAGTACTTTGAAAGTTTTGGTTTGTTCAGGTGTTGAAGCTGTAACAGTAATAACATCATGAACACCTGGATTTTCTGAAAGATCAAAGCTAAAAATCTCATGTCCTGTCAATCCAAGAGTTTCAGCATTTTCTCCTTCCATAAATTGTACCGGCAAAATTCCCATCATGACTAGATTTGAACGGTGAATACGCTCAAAACTCTCAGCAAGTACTACTTTCACACCAAGGAGATTTGCCCCTTTAGCTGCCCAGTCACGACTTGAGCCCATACCATAATCCTTACCAGCAATTACAAGTGTATCTCGATTAGCTTCTTTATATTTCATGGCAGCATCGTATATGGGTAGAATGTCACCTTCATATTTAGTATATCCACCAATTTTTTCTTCTGCCAACTCATTTTTGATACGAATATTAGCAAAAGTTCCTCGCATCATGACTTCATGGTTTCCACGACGACTACCATAAGAATTAAATTCTTGATAATCTACACCATTTTCAGACAAATAGCGTGCTGCTGGACTGTTTCTAGCAATATTACCAGCTGGAGAAATATGGTCTGTTGTAAGCGTATCTCCAAATTTAGCCAACACCTTCAAATTATTCAATGGTTTAATGGTCAAATCATCTCCTAAAGCATCAAAGTAAGGTGGATTTTGAATATAGGTAGACTTCTCATTCCATTTATAATTTTGGCTCTGTTCAGTAGGAATGGCATTCCACTTCTCACTGTCTGAGAAGACACTAGCGTATTCGTCTCGGAAAAGTTGACGGGTTACGTATTTATCAACATAAGTTTCAATTTCATCACGTGATGGCATAATATCTTCTAGATAGACGGCTCGCCCATTGTCTTCAAAACCTAAAGGCTCCCTTGTCAAATCAATATTAGTGTTACCAGCCAAAGCGTAGGCAACAACCAATGGTGGGCTAGCTAAGAAATTTGCTTTTACGAGAGGATTAATACGTCCTTCAAAGTTACGATTTCCTGACAGAACGGCACTCGCTAGTAAGTCCGTGTCTACAATAGCTTTAGCTACCTCAGGACGTAGATCTCCCGAGTTACCAATACACGTCGTACAACCGTAACCTACCAAATTGAAGCCAAGCTTGTCTAAGTAGCTTTGCAAGCCTGAAGCTTTAAGATAACCAGTAACAACTTTAGAACCTGGTGCCAAAGATGTCTTCACCGTTGGAGATACCTTTAACCCTTTCTCAACTGCTTTTTTAGCTAAAAGACCAGCCGCCATAAGAACGTAAGGATTTGAGGTATTGGTACATGATGTGATCGCTGCAATGGCCACATGCCCCGTTTGAATTGTTTCTGAATGATCCTCAAAATCAACTTTTGCCGTTTTTTCTAACTCCTTCTTGTCCAATCCAAAGCCACGCACACCTGCTTCTCGTACCACTGCATCCTGAAATTCTTGCTTAGCATCGGACAAGAGAATCAAATCCTGTGGACGTTTGGGACCCGAGATAGAAGGTTTAATGGTTGACAAATCAATTTCAACAACCTTAGTATACTTGGCTTCTTTACTTGGGTCATAAAACAGATGATTGGCTTTTGTGTAGGCTTCAGTGACCTGGATATGTTCCTCATCACGATTAGTTAAACGCATGTAGTTAAGAGTTTCGTCATCAATAGGAAAATAACCACAAGTTGCCCCATACTCTGGTGCCATATTAGCGATTGTAGCACGATCAGCTAGAGATAGGCTCTTTAAGCCAGAACCAAAATACTCTACAAATTTACCAACAACATTTTCAGAACGAAGTACTTGAGTAATCTTGAGAGCCAAGTCTGTTGCCGTAGCAATTTTAGGAAGTTCACCTGTTAAATGTACACCAATAACCTCTGGAATTGGGAAATAGGAAGCTTCACCTAGCATAGCTGCTTCAGCTTCAATTCCGCCGACACCCCATCCCAGAACACCAATACCATTAATCATCGTTGTGTGACTATCTGTACCAAACATAGAGTCGGGATATAGTAGCCCATCTTTTTCAATAATGACATCACTTAGAAATTCAATATTAACCTGATGGATAATACCCGTAGCTGGTGGAACCGCACGGTAATTTTCAAAAGATTGTTCGGCCCATTTAAGAAATTCGTAGCGCTCATTGTTACGTTTAAATTCTAGATTGATATTATCTTCAAGCGCTGTATCACATCCATATGAATCGACTTGAACAGAGTGGTCAATGACTAAATCTACTGGAATCTCTGGATTAATAAGTTCTGCTTTACCACCATTAGCCACTATAGCATCCCGCATTGAGGCCAAGTCAACGACAACAGGAACCCCTGTGAAATCTTGTAAAATGACGCGACTTGGTTTAAATGGTACTTCAGAAATTGTTGGAAAATTCGGAAATTTTATCAGATCAGAAATGTGAGATTCCTTAACGTCAATGCCATCTTTTTTTCGGAGGAGACTTTCAAGTAGTATTAGAATGCTATAAGGTAGTTCTTCGACCTTAACATCATAGGATTTTGCTGCTTTTTCGAGATCATAAAAAGAGAATATCTTACCATTTACAGTTAGATTTGAACAGTATTCTTGCATACTTGAACCTCCATTAGTTAAAAAATTTCCTCTATTCTACACTGTTTTTTTTAAAAAAACAAATAAAATTGGCATTCTGGTGTGATGTTTTATTACATCTTCAGTCAGTTGTTGGAATTTTAGCCATTTCCATAAATAAATTTAAGAAAACTTAAAAAGCCTTCAAAACACAAGATATAGGGTTGTGTTTCAATACTAAACACAAAATATTGTATTCCTTAAAATATTTAGCTTGATTTTTCCCAATATTTTGGGTATTCTATTAAAGTCGAAAAAGTGACACCTAGTCACTTAAAATCTTTAAAAAAAGGAGTATTTGCAATGGAAAAGATTACATTGTTTTCAAAAAACAACTGTATGCAATGCAAAATGACAAAAAAATTTTTGGAAAAAGAAGGTGCTGATTTCGAAGAAATCAATATCGATGAACAACCAGAAAAAATTGATTACGTCAAAAGCCTAGGCTTTACTGCTGCTCCAGTGATTGAAGCAGGCGATATCGTCTTTTCAGGTTTTCAACCGGCTAAACTTAAAGAAATCCTTTAATTATTAAGTTTTTATATAGAAAGGAACTTGTTTGCTTAGTTTAATATGTTAACTTTAACCTTTAAACTAGGCCTGGTATCTGTATTATGTCTTTAAAAAATCTTGGCGATGTTTCTTACTTCCGCCTCAACAACGAAATTAACCGTCCTGTAAACGGTCAGATTCCTTTGCATAAGGATAAAGAAGCGCTTCGTGCCTTTTTCCTTGAAAATGTTAAGCCAAATTCAATGGCATTCAACAGCATCACAGATAAAATTAATTATTTGATTGAAAACGACTATATTGAGTCTGAATTCATCGGTAAATATGAACCTGCTTTCATCGAAAAATTGTCTGCAGAAATTCATGCTCAAAAATTTCGCTTTCAATCTTTCATGGCAGCCTACAAGTTCTACCAACAATATGCTCTCAAAACAAACGATGGCGAGACATACCTTGAAAGTTTTGAAGATCGTGTTCTTTTTAATGCTCTTTACTTCGCTGATGGTGATGAAAACCTGGCTAGTGACCTTGCTAACGAAATGATTCACCAACGTTATCAACCTGCTACTCCTTCATTTTTAAATGCTGGACGTAGTCGTCGTGGAGAACTCGTTTCATGTTTCCTTATCCAAGTAACGGACGATATGAATTCCATCGGTCGTTCTATTAACTCAGCTCTCCAATTATCACGTATTGGTGGAGGGGTTGGTATTAGCCTATCTAACCTACGTGAAGCTGGTGCTCCTATCAAGGGATATGCTGGTGCTGCTTCTGGAGTTGTCCCAGTTATGAAGCTTTTTGAAGACAGCTTCTCTTACTCAAATCAACTTGGTCAACGTCAAGGTGCTGGTGTTGTTTATCTGGATGTTTTCCACCCAGATATCCTTGCCTTCCTTTCAACTAAGAAAGAGAACGCTGATGAAAAGGTACGTGTTAAGACATTGTCACTAGGTGTTACAGTACCAGATAAATTCTACGAGTTAGCACGTAATAATGAAGATATGTATCTCTTCAGCCCCTACTCTCTCGAAAAAGAATACGGTAAACCATATAACTACATTGATATTACAGCTATGTATGATGAATTGGTTGCCAATCCTAATATCACCAAAACTAAGATTAATGCGCGTGAGTTAGAAACTGAAATTTCTAAACTCCAACAAGAATCTGGTTACCCATATATCATCAACGTTGATACAGCTAACAGACATAACCCAATTGATGGTAAAATTGTTATGTCCAACCTCTGTTCTGAGATTCTCCAAGTTCAAGCACCAAGTGAACTTAACGATTCTCAAGAATTTGTTAAACTCGGTACAGATATCTCATGTAACCTTGGATCTACTAATATCCTGAACATGATGACTTCACCTGATTTTGGTCGTTCCATTAAGACTATGACACGTGCGCTTACCTTTGTTACAGACAGCTCAAGTATCGATGCCGTTCCATCAATCAAAAATGGAAACCAACAAGCTCATACCTTTGGTTTAGGAGCTATGGGGCTTCACTCTTACCTTGCTAAACACCATATCGAGTATGGTAGCCCAGAATCTGTTGAATTCACTAATATCTACTTCATGCTTATGAACTACTGGACTTTAGTTGAATCTAACAATATCGCCCGTGAACGTCAAGAAACCTTTGTCGGCTTTGAGAATTCAAAATATGCTGACGGTTCTTACTTTGATAAATACGTTACAGGGCAATACGTTCCTAAATCTGACCGTGTTAAAGAACTTTTCGAAGGCCACTTCATCCCACAAGCCAAGGATTGGGAGGAACTACGTGAACTCGTTAAAAAAGATGGTCTCTACCATCAAAACCGTTTGGCTGTTGCGCCAAATGGCTCAATCTCTTACATTAACGACTGTTCTGCTTCTATTCATCCAATCACACAACGTATTGAAGAACGTCAAGAGAAGAAAATCGGAAAAATTTACTATCCAGCCAACGGTCTTTCAACAGACACTATTCCTTTCTACACTTCAGCCTACGACATGGACATGCGTAAAGTTATCGACGTTTATGCCGCTGCGACTGAACACGTTGATCAAGGTTTGTCATTAACCCTATTCTTGCGTAGTGAGTTGCCTAAAGAAATTTACGAATGGAAAACAGAAAATAAACTAACAACTCGTGATCTTTCTATCCTTCGTAACTACGCCTTTAACAAAGGAATCAAGTCAATCTACTACATCCGTACTTACACAGATGACGGCGAAGAAGTTGGCTCTAACCAGTGTGAAAGCTGTGTCATCTAAGATAGTGATTTGAGGCTAACAACTTCACTACTCTTATTTATAAAAATCATAAAATGGTCGGTTAGCCGACTTTTTTAATAGATAAACTCAAAAAACTATATCATGATTTTTAATTATGATAAAATAGAAATGATATCAATAAAGAAAGAGGTTTCTAATGGAAACTTACTATAAAGCCATTAACTGGAATGAAATCGAAGATGCGATTGATAAATCTACCTGGGAAAAATTAACTGAACAATTTTGGTTAGATACTCGAATTCCCCTTTCAAATGACCTTGATGACTGGCGTAAACTTTCAGCTGAAGAAAAAGATTTAGTTGGAAAAGTTTTCGGCGGCTTGACCTTGCTAGATACCATGCAATCTCAAACGGGTGTTGAAGCCATTCGAGCAGACGTTCGTACACCTCATGAAGAAGCTGTCTTGAACAACATTCAGTTTATGGAATCTGTTCACGCAAAATCTTACTCTTCTATTTTCTCAACTTTGAATACTAAATCAGAAATTGAGGAAATTTTTGAGTGGACAAACAGCAACAAGTACTTGCAAACTAAAGCAAAAATCATTAATGATATCTATGAAAACGGAACGGCACTTCAGAAAAAAGTTGCTTCAACTTATCTTGAAACCTTCCTTTTCTATTCAGGCTTCTTCACTCCACTCTATTATCTTGGTAATAATAAGCTAGCTAATGTCGCTGAAATTATCAAACTCATTATCCGTGACGAATCTGTTCACGGTACCTATATTGGCTATAAGTTCCAACTAGGATTCAACGAATTACCTGAAAAAGAGCAGGAGAGTTTCCGTGAATGGATGTATGATCTCCTCTATCAATTATATGAAAATGAAGAACTCTACACTAAATCTCTTTATGACGGTGTTGGATGGACCGAAGAAGTAATGATCTTTCTTCGCTATAACGCCAATAAAGCATTGATGAATTTAGGACAAGATCCTCTTTTCCCAGATTCTGCTAACGATGTTAACCCAATCGTTATGAATGGTATTTCTACAGGAACATCAAACCACGATTTCTTTTCTCAAGTCGGTAATGGTTACCTTCTAGGTACTGTTGAAGCTATGCAAGATGATGATTATAACTACGGACTAAAATAAAAGCCAGCCTAGGCTAGCTTTAATGGCTCTATAATTTCTGTAGTGGGTAAAACCACTGTAGAGATTATAGAGCTTTTTGAATGCAGACAAAAAGTCCCATAAAAACTATAATGAGAAGTAACCAAACCATCATTAGGAAGAACTCATGAAATCTATTAAGAATACCACAGGATTAATCGGAATGATGGATCCTAACATCATTACTCTTGTTTTTAAAATGGATACTCATATCGAGGTTCAAGCAAAACTAGAACTCCAACACTACTACGTCTGAAGAAACGTCGCTTCCAGTGTAAAGATTGTAGAAAAGTCACGGTGGCTGAGACATTAATCGTTGAGAAAAACCACCAAATTTCAAATCTAGTCCGCCAAAAGGTCTCACAACTCCTAACTGAGAAGATGTCACTAACGGATATTGCCAGAAGACTTCGTGTGTCGACATCCACTGTCTATCGTAAGCTTGATCAGTTTACTTTCAAGGAACATTTTGATAAACTCCCAAGGGTTATGTCCTGGGATTAGTTTGGGTTCAAGAAAGGGGAATTGACTTTTGTCGCTCAGAACTATGAGACTAACAAATCTTTAATATATTCTCAGACTCAGAGCTCAATCTGATATTAGCTAACGCTCAACATATTAAGAATGTACCAGGTCGAAAAACAGACATGAAGGATGCCGAATGGATTGCACAGCTCGGACGTTGTGGACTTATTGAGCCATCTTATATTCCTAACCCTGAAGTAATGCAGTTACGTTTACTCACTCGTAGGTTACGTTCTTACAAACAACGTCAAACTCAAATAAAGAATAAGATTCATAACCTCTTACAACCTACTAATATCAAACTAACCAGCTATCTTTCTGTTATCTTCTCTAAGACAGGACAATCTCTTTTAATGCTCTTTATCAATGGGGAACTCATTGATTATGACAATGTGACAGCTTGTATTCACAAGCGTGTCAAAGCAAGTCCCGAAGAATTTAATGTAGGCCATGAATGGGAAGTTGTCTCTGGAGGATCGATTTCTCTTGGACCAAAGCCTAGAAGAATATCAATTGTATCAAAAACTCATGAATAAATTAACGAGTGAAATAATAGCTTATATCGAAAAGGAGTTCCCCTGAAGAAAATAGATTACTTCAAACGATTCCTGGTGTGAGTGAAACTTGTACAGCCACTATTTTAGCTGAGATTGGACCAGATGTGAAGGCTTTTCAATCGGATGCAGACTTAGCTTCTTGGGCTGGGCTCTGCCCAGAATCCTATGAAAGTGCTGACATTAAAAAATCCTCACACATCACACAAGGAAATCGATATATCAAGCAGGCTTTGACCATGTCGGTATTGATTGAGGCTCACTCTAAAGATAATGCGTTTTTATCTTTTTATATCAAAATTTCCAAAAGAGGGAGTGAAATGAAAGCCGGCATTGCTTGTGCAC
This region of Streptococcus thermophilus genomic DNA includes:
- a CDS encoding IS110 family transposase, producing MKNVPGRKTDMKDAEWIAQLGRCGLIEPSYIPNPEVMQLRLLTRRLRSYKQRQTQIKNKIHNLLQPTNIKLTSYLSVIFSKTGQSLLMLFINGELIDYDNVTACIHKRVKASPEEFNVGHEWEVVSGGSISLGPKPRRISIVSKTHE
- the nrdE gene encoding class 1b ribonucleoside-diphosphate reductase subunit alpha, producing MSLKNLGDVSYFRLNNEINRPVNGQIPLHKDKEALRAFFLENVKPNSMAFNSITDKINYLIENDYIESEFIGKYEPAFIEKLSAEIHAQKFRFQSFMAAYKFYQQYALKTNDGETYLESFEDRVLFNALYFADGDENLASDLANEMIHQRYQPATPSFLNAGRSRRGELVSCFLIQVTDDMNSIGRSINSALQLSRIGGGVGISLSNLREAGAPIKGYAGAASGVVPVMKLFEDSFSYSNQLGQRQGAGVVYLDVFHPDILAFLSTKKENADEKVRVKTLSLGVTVPDKFYELARNNEDMYLFSPYSLEKEYGKPYNYIDITAMYDELVANPNITKTKINARELETEISKLQQESGYPYIINVDTANRHNPIDGKIVMSNLCSEILQVQAPSELNDSQEFVKLGTDISCNLGSTNILNMMTSPDFGRSIKTMTRALTFVTDSSSIDAVPSIKNGNQQAHTFGLGAMGLHSYLAKHHIEYGSPESVEFTNIYFMLMNYWTLVESNNIARERQETFVGFENSKYADGSYFDKYVTGQYVPKSDRVKELFEGHFIPQAKDWEELRELVKKDGLYHQNRLAVAPNGSISYINDCSASIHPITQRIEERQEKKIGKIYYPANGLSTDTIPFYTSAYDMDMRKVIDVYAAATEHVDQGLSLTLFLRSELPKEIYEWKTENKLTTRDLSILRNYAFNKGIKSIYYIRTYTDDGEEVGSNQCESCVI
- a CDS encoding transposase; the protein is MSETCTATILAEIGPDVKAFQSDADLASWAGLCPESYESADIKKSSHITQGNRYIKQALTMSVLIEAHSKDNAFLSFYIKISKRGSEMKAGIACAHKLLHIFYKILATHQEYDKEKVLELRKQF
- the nrdF gene encoding class 1b ribonucleoside-diphosphate reductase subunit beta, whose protein sequence is METYYKAINWNEIEDAIDKSTWEKLTEQFWLDTRIPLSNDLDDWRKLSAEEKDLVGKVFGGLTLLDTMQSQTGVEAIRADVRTPHEEAVLNNIQFMESVHAKSYSSIFSTLNTKSEIEEIFEWTNSNKYLQTKAKIINDIYENGTALQKKVASTYLETFLFYSGFFTPLYYLGNNKLANVAEIIKLIIRDESVHGTYIGYKFQLGFNELPEKEQESFREWMYDLLYQLYENEELYTKSLYDGVGWTEEVMIFLRYNANKALMNLGQDPLFPDSANDVNPIVMNGISTGTSNHDFFSQVGNGYLLGTVEAMQDDDYNYGLK